The DNA sequence ACTCAACATCTATGGAAAACAACACTCAAGTGACAATGTTTGTGTTCTCTGGACTAACTAATAATGATAAACTAATTTCgctcctctttctctttttcttgatGGTCTACCTGGTGACTGTATTTGGAAACATTGGCTTGATCACTATTGTCAATGTTGCCTCCAATCTCAAGACTCCAATGTATTACTTCTTGAGTTACCTCTCAGCGGTTGACCTCTGCTACTCCACATCTGTCATTCCTAAAATGTTATCTGATCTTACATCTCTGAAGAAGACCATATCATTTCATGAATGTGCCACCCAGCTGTTAATCTTTGCTGCCATGGCAGGAACTGAGGTTCTCCTACTCTCCAGTATGTCGTACGACCGATACGCTGCTATCTGTCACCCTTTACACTATGTTTCCATCATGACCAAGAAGAAATGTGTGTCTCTAGTCAGTCTATcatttttctttggcttttttcagtCCATTGCACAGACCAGCTGTTTGTTTAGCCTCCGATACTGTGGACCCAATGTTATAGACCATTTCTACTGTGACATCCCTCCAATACTGCAGTTGTCCTGCTCCAAAACACTTCACTGCAATATTTTAACCATGAGCTTAATTGGTTCTTACAGCCTTTGTTCATTGTCAGCAATCCTGGTCTCGTATGCTCTCATTTTCTCCACCATATTGCGTATAAAGTCTTCTGAAGGACGACATAAAGCATTCAACACTTGCTCCTCTCATCTCATGTGTGCCAGTGTCTTCTATGTCGCAGTTCTTTTTACTTATTTACGCTCACCTTCCAGTGCCCTACAGAAGAGAGACAAGGTGGCCTCTGTTTTCTATGCAGTAATGACCCCAATGTTGAATCCTCTTATATACAGCCTGAGGAACCAAGAGGTGAAAAAGGCCATCATGCAAGCAATGAACAATGTGTCCTAGTAGTCCCACATTCCCTACTGTTCATCAATCCAGTGTTGTGTCTCTCTTGGACTGGTTATCATTATTGCCTGACCTGGACTTGTTTCCACTGTTATGTTAAGTTCTGATACTGCTGATACTGCTTGTATATTGCTTACAGATGATGTTTTTTTggtcttttaggctccattcacactaacgcgttttttgatgcattttgcattttgcagaaatgcatgggaattttttaacatgggttcctatggaacatgttcacatcaatgcctttttgtacctctgcatttttggaaagggtcagggactttttttcatgcaaaatgcagcgttttgcatgtaattgaattcaatggaccagcatcaaaaacgcaagtgcagcgtttttgcagcgtttttacagtgttttttatgcgtttttggcgtttttaatttttttttattttagactgtatacagtctaaaaaaactgtaaaaaagacaaacaaaaaaacaaaaaaaaaaccgcatcaaaaacgccgcaaaaacgctgtaaaaacgctacaaaaacgctgctcaaaaacgtggcaagcatcacaaaaaacactccaaaaacgctca is a window from the Aquarana catesbeiana isolate 2022-GZ linkage group LG03, ASM4218655v1, whole genome shotgun sequence genome containing:
- the LOC141134316 gene encoding olfactory receptor 5AR1-like; translated protein: MDSALSRRLPNPGKNSTSMENNTQVTMFVFSGLTNNDKLISLLFLFFLMVYLVTVFGNIGLITIVNVASNLKTPMYYFLSYLSAVDLCYSTSVIPKMLSDLTSLKKTISFHECATQLLIFAAMAGTEVLLLSSMSYDRYAAICHPLHYVSIMTKKKCVSLVSLSFFFGFFQSIAQTSCLFSLRYCGPNVIDHFYCDIPPILQLSCSKTLHCNILTMSLIGSYSLCSLSAILVSYALIFSTILRIKSSEGRHKAFNTCSSHLMCASVFYVAVLFTYLRSPSSALQKRDKVASVFYAVMTPMLNPLIYSLRNQEVKKAIMQAMNNVS